In Bartonella machadoae, a single genomic region encodes these proteins:
- the rpsT gene encoding 30S ribosomal protein S20 — protein MANTPSARKAVRKVATRTQVNKARRSRVRTFMRKFDDALAGGDKVLAERAFKDFEPEIMRAVSKGVFHKNAAARKVSRLAKRLKALSV, from the coding sequence ATGGCAAATACACCTTCCGCTCGAAAGGCGGTGCGCAAAGTTGCAACACGTACACAGGTTAATAAGGCCCGCCGTTCACGCGTTCGTACCTTTATGCGTAAGTTTGATGATGCTTTAGCTGGTGGTGATAAGGTTTTAGCGGAAAGAGCATTTAAGGATTTTGAACCTGAAATTATGCGTGCGGTTTCCAAAGGGGTTTTTCATAAAAATGCTGCTGCGCGAAAAGTATCGCGTTTAGCAAAACGTTTAAAAGCTCTTAGCGTTTAG